TAAAAAAAGCTGTGCGTATGATGTATGCGCCCATAGCTCAGCCCTCAAGCCTTGGCGTGGCAGGGAGTTTTAGCCACTTGTGAAAGTCGTAGGTGTAGTTTCCCGTTCGGGTGGGGCTGATTTTTTTGTAAGTAGTTTTTCCGTCTTTCCCTGTTTCGCTCACGACAATTTTTCTGTCGAGCAGGGCGGTCCATTTTCCTACATATAAAAACGTGTAGGGCTGATCGCGGTAGATGATCTTGTGGAGGCGGTGGGCGAAGCCGACCTGTTTTTGTAAATCATATTCCTGGCGGATTTTGACGATGAGATCGTCCGCCTCTTTGTTTTTGTAGCCCACAAAATTGAGTTGGTGTGGGTTGGTCTGGCTCGAATGCCATATTTGATACAGATCCGGGTCGAGCCCCAGCCGCCAGCCTAAAATAACGGCGTCGAAGTTAAGTGCGTTGATATATTTTTGAAGAAAAACGGCCCATTCAACCCGGTCGAGACTTACCTTTACGCCGATGCTCTTCCATGAATCCTGAACCACCTGAGAGATGGCTTTTCGCGCCTCGTTGCCGTTGTTGGTGACGAGTTTAAAGGCGAGTTGCTTGCCGTCCTTGACCATTTTGCCGTTAACTTTTTTCCAACCGGCCTCGTGGAGAAGGCGCTCGGCCCCTTTCGGGTCATGGGGCAGGGGTTTGACGAGTTTGTTGTAGTGCTCGCTTTGTTTCACGAAGGGGCCCGTAATGTCTTCGGCCTCGCCATTTAAAACGTATTTGTGGATTTTGCTGGTATCGACCGCCATACTCAGCGCCCGGCGCACCCGAACGTCTTTAAAAGGTTCTCGTCGCATGTTGTAGCCGACATAGGTGAAGCCGAACGAGAGACCCGAGAAGACCTGAAAGCGTGGGTCTTTTCTCAAGCGCTCGACCTGGTGTGTGCCTGCCCCGTAGCTGTCCACCGTGCCCGCATAAAAGGCCATCTCTTGTGTGAGAGGATCGGGGATGATTCGCATGATGAATTCGCTGTATTTCGCCGGCCCCTCCCAATAATCATCATTGCGAACGAGACGGATAAGCTCGTCCGACTGCCATTCCTTAAACTTAAATGGGCCTGTGCCTATCGGGCTGCGGTTGAGGCCGCTGTCGCGAAGGGTAAATGTTTTGGGGTCGCGCCCGAGGCGTTTTGCTTCGGCCTCAAGCGCTTTTTTGCCCAGCAGGTGCTCGGGCAGAATTTGCATCGCCCAAGAACCGAAGGCGGGCGAGAAGAGGCGCTTATATGTGACTTTCACGGTGTGAAGGTCGGGTGTTTCCACTGTCTTGATGGGCTCGAAATCGGGGACGCGGGGCGAGAGGTTGCGTGGGTTCATGATCGACTCATACGTGAAGCGCACATCGCTCGAGTCAAATTCGTGGCCATCGTGGAAGCGAACGCCTTGCCTGAGTTTGAAGATGATGACCGGGTTGTGTTCGGTAAGGTTGACTCGCCCCAGAGCGGCATTTCTTAGCGGCTCGTCGAGACCCCCCGGAATATAGGGGGCGGGATCTTCAGCAAAGGCGCCCGAGCCCAGCAGGTTTTTGAGTTTTGTGAAAAAATCCTGGTCCACGCTTTTGAGCGTTACCTTCACGCGAGGGGGGTAGCGAATATCGACCTTCTCGCGCTTGGGTTTAGCGCCCTTCTTTGCGGGCGGCAAAAAGATCGAGACATCCCCTCCGGAGGGCGGAATGACTTCTACGCCGCTGATGTTGGTTGTCCAATCCGCGCTGCCTTTGGCCACGGCTGCCTGAATCTGCTCTTTCATCTCCTCGGCCGAGGGGCCACCGGGCAGAGGTACGAAATACGCCTCTTCGTAGATTTTCCAGGAGGAGGCGAGGCGGCCCCTATACCTGAGGTTCTTGTCTCGGTCGATGAGTCCATCGAACACATGGTCGACGATGGCGCCGCTTGTGGTATCTGAATGTAAAATGGGGTTAAGGATTTGGGCATCGCCGATGGAGCCCTGGATATATTGCGTGAGTCGACGGTCGCTTCCCTTCACCTGGTCGCTGAAGGTGGGGACCCAGAAATAGGATTGAACGAGAATAAAGGTGACGATGAGTGGTAAAAAAACGAGGAGCCGCTTGATGATCATCCATTGCCCCCGTGAGGCGAAGGAATTAGGAGCCGGGTTTTTCTGATTTTTGGCTCGTAGGGGCGGCGGTGCGGCCCGGCTTGGCGGGGGCGCTGCTCTCGGTTCTGGGCTTAATGGGAGTGGTGGGCACGATGGATTCTGTCTGGAGGCGCGAGCCAAAATAAGAAAGTAGTAGGGAGGTCACCATAAAAATGACGGCTGCCCCGGTGGTGAGTTTGCCGAGAATGCCGGAGGGGCCACCGGCCCCGAAGAGCGTGTCGCTAGAGCCGCCACCAAAAGCGGCGCCTATGCCTCCGCCCTTGCCAGCCTGGAGCAATACGAAAAGAATTAATGACACTGCAACAATAATATGGAGACCGGTAAGGAAAATAAACATATGCTTGCTCTTTAACTCCTTAAAAATGCCGCTCTGGAGGCTTAGACCCCTTGGGCGATCCGAATGATTTCGAGAAAATCACCGCTGACAAGGCTCGCGCCGCCAATGAGTCCGCCATCGATGTCCGGCTGAGCCATAAGCTCACCAGCGTTGCCGGGTTTCATGCTGCCTCCGTATAGAATACGCGATTTTTCGGCATAGTCCACCCCATATTGCCCTTTTAACTGAGCACGGATAAAGGCATGGACTTCCTGCGCCTGCTCGGGGGAGGCTGTCACACCGGTACCGATGGCCCAAATGGGCTCATAGGCGATGACAAGACCCTCGGGCGCGGACTCAAAGGCCGCGAAGATGGAATGTTTCATCTGATGAGCGATTCGCTCAAGGGTGCCGCCCGCCTCGCGGATGGTGAGTGATTCTCCGAGGCAAATAATAGGGATAAGACCTAGGCCGCTGGCCGCCGATGCTTTTGCGGCAACATGGGCATCTTCCTCGGCGTAGAGCTCCCGGCGCTCGCTGTGGCCCAAAATAACATGGGTGGCCCCTGCGTCTTTGAGCATCGAGGCGCTTACCTCGCCGGTGAAGGCGCCATCCTCCTCAGATGAGCAGTTCTGACCAGCCACGGCAATTGGAGAGGCGGCAACCTCATCAGCAACCGAGGGTAGCGCGAGAGAGGGAGGGCCGAGGACAACCTCCACCTTTTCAGCGGCCCCCGTCATGCCTGAAAAACCCTTGGCGACCTCTCCTGCGAGCACACGCGCCTCGCCAATCATTTTGTTCATCTTCCAGTTTCCAGCTACGAGAGGCTTGCGCAAGATTTTCCTCAGGCTCTGTAATTCATTTTATTAAATTAGATAGCCGCTACTTTTTGTCGGTCAAAGATGAAAGTCCGGGTAGCTCCTTGCCTTCGAGGAGTTCCAGGAAGGCGCCGCCCCCAGTGCTGATGTAGGAGATCCGGCGTGACTCGCCTGCCGTGTGAACGGCTACGTCCGTATCGCCGCCACCGACGATGGTGAGGGCGAATGAGCCTGCCACGTGATTGACCATTGCATAGGTGCCCCGGCTGAAAGCATCAACCTCAAATACGCCCATGGGACCGTTCCAAATAATCGTTTTCGCGTCCTGCAGGACTTCGGCGAATAAGGTGGAGCTGGCAGGGCCGATGTCGAGCGCATACCACTCCTTGGGAACTTCCTGGGCGGGAACAACTTTCGTTTCAGCAGAGGCCTCGAACTTGTCGGCGACCACATAGTCGCAGGGGAGATAGAGATTGACGCCCAAGTCCTTGGCTTTTTGAATGATCGAGCCCGCCGTGCCGACCATGTGCTCCTCGACAAGGCTGTTTCCCATCTCAAGGCCCTGCGATGTGTGAAACGTACCAGCCATGCCGCCGCCGATGATGATCTTGTCCATTTTGCCAAGGAGTCGCTCTATGATGCCAATCTTGGTGCTGGCCTTGGCCCCGCCCAGAATTGCGACGACAGGGCGCATCGGGTTATTCACAGCGCGCGAGAGGTAGTTCACCTCTTTGAGCATCAGGAATCCGGCTACTGCGGGCTGCAGGTGTTTCGTGATGGCCGACATCGAGGCGTGTTCTCGATGGGCGTTGCCGAAGGCGTCGCTGATGTATATGTCGGCCAGCGAGGCGAGTTCTTTCGCAAATTTGTCGGAATTTTTCTCCTCGCCCTCATGAAAGCGTAGGTTCTCGAGAATCAAAATCTCGCCCTCGTCCATGGCGTCAACCAGGGCCTTTACCTCGCTACCTGTGCAGTCGGGGGCGAGGGGGCACTCTTTGTCGAGAAGACGGCTCAGGCGTTTTGCTGCCGGAGCAAGTGAGTACTTTGAACTTTTCTTGCCTTTTGGTCTGCCGAGATGGGCACCGACAATAACGCGCGCCCCCTCGTCGAGCAGGTAGTTGATCGTCGGAAGCACCGAGCGGATTCTGGTGTCATCGGTGAGGTTTTGTTGATCGTCCAGTGGTACATTGAAATCGACCCGCAGGAAAACGCGCTTGCCCGATACCTCGATGTCTTCAATGTCGAGTTTGGGCGTCCCATTTTCGATCGCACTTGTTAGATTACCCATTTACAAAAAATCCCCTCAAGCAGGCTGGTTCGATTAGAGGCTCCCGCCCACTTTTTTGATCATGTCTACCATCCGGCACGAGAAACCCCACTCGTTGTCGTACCAAGAAATTATCTTCACCATTTTATTGCCTAGAACTTTGGTGGAGAGCGCGTCGATGGTCGATGAGGCAGGGTTTCCGAGAAAATCGATCGATACGAGAGGATCTTCGGTGTATTCGAGAATGCCGTTGAGGGCGCCATCGGCAGCTTCTTTGAGAGCCGCGTTCACTTCCTCGACCGTGACATCGGTTTCTAGTTCGGCCACAAGGTCCACCACAGAAACATCCTGGGTGGGCACCCTGATCGCCATGCCGTCGAGTTTGCCCTTCAGCTCGGGCAACACAAGCGAGACGGCTTTTGCCGCGCCGGTTGAAGTGGGAATCATGCTCACAGCCGCAGCCCGCGCCCGGCGCAGATCGCTGTGGGGCAGGTCGAGAATTTTCTGATCGTTAGTGTAGGAATGGGTCGTGGTCATAAGGCCGCGGCTGATTTTGAATTTGTCGTGGAGAACCTTGGCCACCGGAGCCAGGCAGTTTGTCGTGCAGCTTGCATTTGAAATGATGTGGTGGTTGGCTGGATCGTATTTATCATCATTCACGCCGAGGACGACGGTGATGTCCTCATCTGTTGCCGGTGCCGAAATGATTACTTTCTTGGCGCCCGCCTTGAGGTGTTTTTCGGCGTCGGCCCGCTTGGTGAAAATGCCGGTGCTCTCGACGGCGATATCGACACCCAACTCTCCCCAGGGGAGGTTGGCGGGATCTCGCTCGGAGAGAACCTTGATGCCCTTCCCGTTTACGATTATCTCGCCGTCACCGGCCTCGACTGTGCCATCGAAGCGACCGTGAATCGAATCGTACTTGAGAAGGTGCGCCAGCGTTTTCGGATCAGTTAAGTCGTTTACCGCGACGAAATTAATTTCTGTATCATTCTGGGCGGCGCGAAACAAATTGCGTCCAATTCTACCGAAACCGTTGATGCCTACTTGTATTGCCATGTTCGTGTTACCTCCGTCTCCCTTTTCTTGTTCGGGCTAAAGCGGTCCGCCCTCAGAGGGGGAGGACAAGCACAAGCAAGGGAAATGATTTGGAAGGGCCAACAATGGGCCGAATTCTACAGAATCCACTCTAAGCGTCAATCCGCCGGGGGGTTCCCGGGAAGGTGTTTAGGGTCAAGGGGGCTTTCATCCAGTCAGCCGCCTTTCCAGGTCGGGCAGTATTCGGTCGAACGCCTCGGAAATTGACTTGCTGAGCCATTTTTCCACGTCCCGAGGGGCCCAGAAAATGTTTCTTCGCGCAGTGGGCTCGATCTGGATAGTTTTTGTAATGACGGTCCCGCTTTTAGGGGAGGCGGCCTTGAGTTCTATTTGAAATACGCTTGCTGCCTGGGCCATTGCGAGTGAGTCGCGGCCCGTGAACCACAGGTCCAAAATTCGCGCCGAGATGACCAAATCTCCTTTGTTTCCCCATATATTATCAGTCTTGCCGTTCCAGTTAGATGGCAGGACTCGAATATTTCGTTTTGTGAAATAAGCGCGAACGATTTGCCCCACGGCGCCCGTTACTCCCTGGCGCGGATGAAACCTGTCTATCTCGTTGTTGAATCTGACCAACTCGCCAACGGCCCCTGCGGGGCGACCTGTCCGAGAATCTACGAATAGACCTAGTGAGACGGACTCGAGTTTTGAACTGGCAGCTAATTCGGCCTTATCCGAGGGGATATATTTCAGTGAAATTGGCAACTGATTAATTTTTCCGAGGCCGCAACCCCAGATAAGCAATAAGGTGAGGGTGGTGAGAATTACCGGTATTTTCCTGGGCATCATTGCAGGTCTCCGGGCGCTGCCTACCATCGGAAACGGGGATACTATCAATAGCGGGAAGCGTCAAGGCATAAGGAGGGGGTATTGCCCCTTATTAAAATAAGACGCGAAGGATTATCACCGTAATTCATGGTGTTTTTGTAGAAGGGGGGATGCTGAAGCTACGAGGGTTAGCTTTTCTTTTGATTCTTCCCGCGCAGCTTGGCCGTTTCCTCTGAATTGAGTGCGTAGCCCGGTGCCCGGCCCAAGGCGACGCCATAGACGGTTTTTGCACTATCCTTTGAGAGCATTCCGCGCAGTAC
This DNA window, taken from Nitrospinaceae bacterium, encodes the following:
- a CDS encoding peptide ABC transporter substrate-binding protein; this translates as MIIKRLLVFLPLIVTFILVQSYFWVPTFSDQVKGSDRRLTQYIQGSIGDAQILNPILHSDTTSGAIVDHVFDGLIDRDKNLRYRGRLASSWKIYEEAYFVPLPGGPSAEEMKEQIQAAVAKGSADWTTNISGVEVIPPSGGDVSIFLPPAKKGAKPKREKVDIRYPPRVKVTLKSVDQDFFTKLKNLLGSGAFAEDPAPYIPGGLDEPLRNAALGRVNLTEHNPVIIFKLRQGVRFHDGHEFDSSDVRFTYESIMNPRNLSPRVPDFEPIKTVETPDLHTVKVTYKRLFSPAFGSWAMQILPEHLLGKKALEAEAKRLGRDPKTFTLRDSGLNRSPIGTGPFKFKEWQSDELIRLVRNDDYWEGPAKYSEFIMRIIPDPLTQEMAFYAGTVDSYGAGTHQVERLRKDPRFQVFSGLSFGFTYVGYNMRREPFKDVRVRRALSMAVDTSKIHKYVLNGEAEDITGPFVKQSEHYNKLVKPLPHDPKGAERLLHEAGWKKVNGKMVKDGKQLAFKLVTNNGNEARKAISQVVQDSWKSIGVKVSLDRVEWAVFLQKYINALNFDAVILGWRLGLDPDLYQIWHSSQTNPHQLNFVGYKNKEADDLIVKIRQEYDLQKQVGFAHRLHKIIYRDQPYTFLYVGKWTALLDRKIVVSETGKDGKTTYKKISPTRTGNYTYDFHKWLKLPATPRLEG
- the secG gene encoding preprotein translocase subunit SecG, producing the protein MFIFLTGLHIIVAVSLILFVLLQAGKGGGIGAAFGGGSSDTLFGAGGPSGILGKLTTGAAVIFMVTSLLLSYFGSRLQTESIVPTTPIKPRTESSAPAKPGRTAAPTSQKSEKPGS
- a CDS encoding triose-phosphate isomerase, translated to MRKPLVAGNWKMNKMIGEARVLAGEVAKGFSGMTGAAEKVEVVLGPPSLALPSVADEVAASPIAVAGQNCSSEEDGAFTGEVSASMLKDAGATHVILGHSERRELYAEEDAHVAAKASAASGLGLIPIICLGESLTIREAGGTLERIAHQMKHSIFAAFESAPEGLVIAYEPIWAIGTGVTASPEQAQEVHAFIRAQLKGQYGVDYAEKSRILYGGSMKPGNAGELMAQPDIDGGLIGGASLVSGDFLEIIRIAQGV
- a CDS encoding phosphoglycerate kinase, producing MGNLTSAIENGTPKLDIEDIEVSGKRVFLRVDFNVPLDDQQNLTDDTRIRSVLPTINYLLDEGARVIVGAHLGRPKGKKSSKYSLAPAAKRLSRLLDKECPLAPDCTGSEVKALVDAMDEGEILILENLRFHEGEEKNSDKFAKELASLADIYISDAFGNAHREHASMSAITKHLQPAVAGFLMLKEVNYLSRAVNNPMRPVVAILGGAKASTKIGIIERLLGKMDKIIIGGGMAGTFHTSQGLEMGNSLVEEHMVGTAGSIIQKAKDLGVNLYLPCDYVVADKFEASAETKVVPAQEVPKEWYALDIGPASSTLFAEVLQDAKTIIWNGPMGVFEVDAFSRGTYAMVNHVAGSFALTIVGGGDTDVAVHTAGESRRISYISTGGGAFLELLEGKELPGLSSLTDKK
- the gap gene encoding type I glyceraldehyde-3-phosphate dehydrogenase, with product MAIQVGINGFGRIGRNLFRAAQNDTEINFVAVNDLTDPKTLAHLLKYDSIHGRFDGTVEAGDGEIIVNGKGIKVLSERDPANLPWGELGVDIAVESTGIFTKRADAEKHLKAGAKKVIISAPATDEDITVVLGVNDDKYDPANHHIISNASCTTNCLAPVAKVLHDKFKISRGLMTTTHSYTNDQKILDLPHSDLRRARAAAVSMIPTSTGAAKAVSLVLPELKGKLDGMAIRVPTQDVSVVDLVAELETDVTVEEVNAALKEAADGALNGILEYTEDPLVSIDFLGNPASSTIDALSTKVLGNKMVKIISWYDNEWGFSCRMVDMIKKVGGSL